A section of the Pseudomonas prosekii genome encodes:
- the lspA gene encoding signal peptidase II codes for MPNAAGRFGRLSWLWLSLLVLVIDQASKFYFEGKLEMFQQIVVIPDLFSWTLAYNTGAAFSFLADSSGWQRWLFALIAIVVSAVLVVWLKRLGRNETWLAIALALVLGGALGNLYDRIALGHVIDFILVHWQNQWYFPAFNFADSAITVGAVMLALDMFKSKKTGEAVHD; via the coding sequence ATGCCTAACGCGGCTGGCCGTTTCGGACGGCTGAGCTGGCTCTGGTTGAGCTTGCTGGTTCTGGTCATTGACCAGGCCAGCAAGTTTTACTTTGAAGGCAAGCTCGAAATGTTCCAGCAGATCGTGGTGATCCCCGATCTGTTCAGTTGGACGCTGGCCTACAACACCGGCGCGGCGTTCAGCTTCCTGGCCGACAGTTCCGGTTGGCAGCGCTGGCTGTTTGCGCTGATCGCGATTGTTGTCAGTGCGGTGCTGGTGGTCTGGCTCAAGCGCCTTGGGCGCAACGAAACCTGGCTGGCCATCGCCTTGGCGCTGGTGCTGGGTGGCGCGCTGGGCAATCTGTATGACCGCATTGCCTTGGGCCATGTGATCGATTTCATTCTGGTGCATTGGCAGAACCAGTGGTACTTCCCGGCGTTCAACTTCGCCGACAGTGCGATTACGGTGGGTGCTGTAATGCTGGCACTGGATATGTTCAAAAGTAAGAAAACCGGAGAAGCCGTTCATGACTGA
- the fkpB gene encoding FKBP-type peptidyl-prolyl cis-trans isomerase, with protein MAEQRIRQNTEVTLHFALRLENGDTVDSTFDKAPATFQVGDGNLLPGFEAALFGFKAGDKRTLSIAPEKAFGQPNPQNVQVIPRSQFKDMDLSPGLLVIFNDAANTELPGIVKEFDDDQVTIDFNHPLAGKTLTFDVEIISVKSL; from the coding sequence TTGGCTGAGCAACGCATCCGCCAGAACACGGAAGTCACTCTGCACTTTGCATTGCGCCTGGAGAACGGCGACACGGTCGACAGCACCTTCGACAAAGCCCCGGCGACCTTTCAGGTCGGCGACGGCAACCTGTTACCAGGTTTCGAAGCCGCGCTGTTCGGTTTCAAGGCGGGCGACAAGCGCACCCTGAGCATTGCTCCGGAAAAAGCTTTTGGCCAGCCTAACCCGCAGAACGTGCAGGTTATTCCGCGTTCGCAGTTCAAGGACATGGACCTGTCGCCGGGCTTGCTGGTGATCTTCAACGATGCGGCCAATACTGAGCTGCCGGGTATCGTCAAGGAATTCGATGATGACCAAGTCACCATCGACTTCAACCACCCGCTGGCCGGCAAGACGCTGACCTTTGATGTCGAAATCATCAGCGTCAAATCGCTGTAA
- the ileS gene encoding isoleucine--tRNA ligase translates to MTDYKATLNLPDTAFPMKAGLPQREPQILQRWDSIGLYGKLREIGKDRPKFVLHDGPPYANGTIHIGHALNKILKDMIIRSKTLSGFDAPYVPGWDCHGLPIEHKVEVTHGKNLGADKTRELCRAYATEQIEGQKSEFIRLGVLGDFANPYKTMDFKNEAGEIRALAEIVKGGFVFKGLKPVNWCFDCGSALAEAEVEYENKKSSTIDVAFPIADEGKLATAFGLSSLAKPASIVIWTTTPWTIPANQALNVHPEFNYALVDVGDKLLVLAEELVESCLVRYNLQGSVIATTTGKELELINFRHPFYDRLSPVYLADYVELGAGTGVVHSAPAYGVDDFVTCKKYGMVNDDIINPVQSNGVYVPSLEFFGGQFIWKANPAIVDKLTEVGALLHTAIIEHSYMHCWRHKTPLIYRATAQWFIGMDKEPATGETLRKRAIKAIEETKFVPAWGQARLHSMIANRPDWCISRQRNWGVPIPFFLNKESGELHPRTVELMEQVAQRVEVEGIEAWFKMDAAELLGDEAPLYDKISDTLDVWFDSGTTHWHVLRGSHPMGHESGPRADLYLEGSDQHRGWFHSSLLTGCAIDNHAPYRELLTHGFTVDESGRKMSKSLGNVIAPQKVNDTLGADIMRLWVASTDYSGEMAVSEQILQRSADAYRRIRNTARFLLSNLTGFNPATDILPAEDMLALDRWAVDRTLLLQRELQEHYGEYRFWNVYSKIHNFCVQELGGFYLDIIKDRQYTTGANSKARRSAQTALYHISEALVRWIAPILAFTADELWQYLPGERNESVMLNTWYEGLSELPDNVELGRAYWERIMAVKVAVNKEMEIQRAAKAVGGNLQAEVTLFAEEALSADLAKLSNELRFVLITSTASVAPFVQAPADAVVTEVSGLKLKIVKSAFAKCARCWHCREDVGVNPEHPEICGRCVDNISGAGEVRHYA, encoded by the coding sequence ATGACCGACTATAAAGCCACGCTAAACCTTCCGGACACCGCCTTCCCAATGAAGGCCGGCCTGCCACAGCGCGAACCGCAGATTCTGCAGCGCTGGGACAGTATTGGCCTGTACGGTAAGTTGCGCGAAATTGGCAAGGATCGTCCGAAGTTCGTCCTGCACGACGGCCCTCCGTACGCCAACGGCACGATTCACATCGGTCACGCACTGAACAAGATTCTCAAGGACATGATCATTCGCTCGAAGACCCTGTCGGGTTTCGACGCGCCTTATGTTCCGGGCTGGGACTGCCATGGCCTGCCGATCGAACACAAAGTCGAAGTGACCCACGGCAAGAACCTGGGCGCGGACAAGACCCGCGAACTGTGCCGTGCCTACGCCACCGAGCAGATCGAAGGGCAGAAGTCCGAATTCATCCGTCTCGGCGTGTTGGGCGACTTCGCCAACCCGTACAAGACCATGGACTTCAAAAACGAGGCCGGTGAAATCCGTGCCTTGGCCGAAATCGTCAAGGGCGGTTTCGTCTTCAAGGGCCTGAAGCCGGTGAACTGGTGCTTCGATTGCGGTTCGGCGCTGGCTGAAGCGGAAGTCGAGTACGAGAACAAAAAGTCCTCGACCATCGACGTTGCGTTCCCGATTGCCGACGAAGGCAAACTGGCGACGGCGTTCGGTCTGTCGTCGCTGGCCAAACCGGCTTCGATCGTGATCTGGACCACCACCCCGTGGACCATCCCGGCCAACCAGGCGCTGAACGTTCACCCGGAATTCAACTACGCGCTGGTCGATGTCGGCGACAAACTGCTGGTATTGGCTGAAGAGCTGGTCGAGTCGTGCCTGGTTCGTTACAACCTGCAAGGCTCGGTCATCGCGACCACCACCGGTAAAGAACTCGAACTGATCAACTTCCGTCACCCGTTCTACGATCGTCTGTCGCCGGTTTACCTGGCTGACTACGTCGAACTGGGCGCTGGCACTGGCGTGGTTCACTCCGCGCCGGCCTATGGCGTGGACGACTTCGTGACCTGCAAGAAATACGGCATGGTCAACGACGACATCATCAATCCGGTGCAAAGCAACGGCGTGTACGTGCCGTCGCTGGAATTCTTTGGCGGCCAGTTCATCTGGAAAGCCAACCCGGCGATCGTCGACAAGCTGACCGAAGTCGGTGCGCTGCTGCACACCGCGATCATCGAACACAGCTACATGCACTGCTGGCGTCACAAGACTCCGCTGATCTATCGCGCCACCGCGCAGTGGTTCATCGGCATGGACAAAGAGCCTGCAACCGGCGAAACCCTGCGCAAACGCGCGATCAAAGCCATCGAAGAAACCAAGTTCGTCCCGGCCTGGGGCCAGGCGCGCCTGCACTCGATGATCGCCAACCGTCCGGACTGGTGCATCTCGCGTCAACGCAACTGGGGCGTGCCGATCCCGTTTTTCCTCAACAAGGAAAGCGGCGAGCTGCACCCACGCACCGTCGAGCTGATGGAACAAGTCGCCCAACGCGTTGAAGTCGAAGGCATCGAAGCCTGGTTCAAAATGGACGCGGCCGAGTTGCTCGGCGATGAAGCGCCGCTGTACGACAAGATCAGCGACACCCTCGACGTCTGGTTCGATTCGGGCACCACGCACTGGCACGTCCTGCGCGGTTCACACCCGATGGGCCACGAGAGCGGCCCGCGCGCCGACCTGTACCTGGAAGGCTCGGACCAACACCGTGGCTGGTTCCACTCGTCGTTGCTGACCGGTTGCGCCATCGACAACCACGCGCCTTACCGCGAACTGCTGACTCACGGCTTCACCGTCGACGAGTCCGGGCGCAAGATGTCCAAGTCGCTGGGCAACGTAATTGCGCCGCAGAAGGTCAACGACACGCTGGGCGCCGACATCATGCGTCTGTGGGTGGCGTCCACCGATTACTCGGGTGAAATGGCAGTTTCCGAGCAGATCCTGCAACGCAGTGCCGACGCCTACCGGCGGATCCGTAACACCGCGCGCTTCCTGCTCTCGAACCTGACCGGTTTCAACCCGGCCACCGACATCCTGCCGGCCGAAGACATGCTGGCGCTGGACCGTTGGGCCGTGGACCGTACCCTGCTGCTGCAACGCGAGTTGCAAGAGCATTACGGCGAATACCGTTTCTGGAACGTCTACTCGAAGATCCACAATTTCTGCGTGCAGGAATTGGGCGGTTTCTACCTCGACATCATCAAGGACCGTCAGTACACCACTGGCGCCAACAGCAAGGCGCGCCGCTCGGCGCAAACCGCGCTGTACCACATCAGTGAAGCGCTGGTGCGCTGGATCGCGCCGATCCTCGCGTTCACCGCTGACGAACTGTGGCAATACCTGCCGGGCGAGCGCAACGAATCGGTGATGCTCAACACCTGGTACGAAGGCCTGAGCGAACTGCCGGACAACGTCGAACTGGGCCGCGCCTACTGGGAGCGGATCATGGCGGTGAAAGTCGCGGTCAACAAGGAAATGGAAATCCAGCGCGCGGCCAAGGCTGTCGGTGGCAACCTGCAAGCCGAAGTGACGCTGTTCGCCGAAGAGGCGCTGAGCGCCGACCTGGCCAAGCTGAGCAACGAGTTGCGCTTCGTTCTGATCACTTCGACCGCCAGCGTCGCTCCATTCGTTCAGGCTCCGGCCGATGCGGTGGTGACCGAAGTCAGCGGTTTGAAGCTGAAAATCGTCAAGTCCGCCTTCGCCAAGTGCGCCCGTTGCTGGCACTGCCGTGAAGACGTCGGCGTGAACCCGGAGCATCCGGAAATCTGCGGTCGTTGCGTCGACAACATCAGCGGCGCCGGCGAGGTACGTCACTATGCCTAA
- the rpsT gene encoding 30S ribosomal protein S20 produces the protein MANTPSAKKRAKQAEKRRSHNASLRSMVRTYIKNVVKAIDAKDAEKAQAAYVLAVPVIDRMADKGIIHKNKAARHKSRLNGHVKALNLAVAA, from the coding sequence GTGGCCAACACACCTTCCGCCAAAAAACGTGCAAAACAGGCTGAGAAGCGTCGCAGCCACAACGCCAGCCTGCGTTCCATGGTTCGTACCTACATCAAGAATGTAGTTAAAGCCATCGACGCAAAAGACGCTGAAAAAGCTCAAGCTGCTTACGTTCTGGCCGTGCCAGTTATCGACCGTATGGCCGATAAAGGCATCATCCACAAGAACAAGGCTGCTCGTCATAAGAGCCGCCTGAACGGTCACGTCAAGGCTCTGAACCTTGCTGTAGCCGCATAA
- the murJ gene encoding murein biosynthesis integral membrane protein MurJ, whose protein sequence is MNLLKSLAAVSSITMLSRVLGFVRDTLIARTFGAGMATDAFFIAFKLPNLLRRIFAEGAFSQAFVPILAEYKSQKGEEATRTFIAYVSGLLTLVLALVTALGMLAAPWVIWATAPGFTDTPEKFQLTSDLLRVTFPYILLISLSSLAGAILNTYNRFSVPAFVPTLLNVSMIIFSVFLTPYFDPPVMALGWAVLVGGLAQLLYQLPHLKKIGMLVLPRLNLRDSGVWRVLKQMLPAILGVSVSQISLIINTIFASFLVAGSVSWMYYADRLMELPSGVLGVALGTILLPTLAKTYASRDRQEYSRILDWGLRLCFVLVLPCSLALAILAEPLTVSLFQYGAFSGFDALMTQRALIAYSVGLLGIIVIKVLAPGFYAQQNIRTPVKIAIFTLIVTQLFNLVLIGPLAHAGLALAISIGACINAGLLFYQLRKQQMYQPQPGWAKFGLKLVIAVLVMSAVLLCGMHFMPAWEQGHMLERFLRLGALVAAGVVAYFGMLLLMGFRLRDFNRKALS, encoded by the coding sequence ATGAATCTGCTCAAATCGTTGGCCGCCGTCAGCTCTATCACGATGCTTTCCCGGGTTCTGGGGTTCGTTCGTGACACTCTCATCGCACGTACATTTGGTGCCGGGATGGCGACGGACGCCTTCTTTATCGCCTTCAAACTGCCCAATCTGCTGCGCCGGATCTTTGCCGAAGGCGCATTTTCCCAAGCCTTCGTGCCGATTCTCGCCGAATACAAGAGCCAGAAGGGCGAGGAGGCGACGCGAACCTTCATTGCCTACGTCTCGGGCCTGCTGACGCTGGTATTGGCGCTGGTGACCGCGCTGGGCATGCTCGCCGCGCCATGGGTCATCTGGGCGACCGCGCCGGGTTTCACCGATACCCCGGAAAAATTCCAGCTCACGTCCGATCTGCTGCGCGTGACCTTCCCCTATATATTGCTGATTTCCCTGTCTTCATTGGCCGGGGCAATCCTCAATACCTACAACCGCTTCTCGGTGCCGGCGTTCGTGCCGACCCTGCTGAACGTCAGCATGATCATCTTTTCGGTGTTCCTGACGCCGTATTTCGATCCGCCGGTCATGGCGTTGGGCTGGGCGGTACTGGTCGGTGGTCTGGCGCAATTGCTTTATCAACTGCCGCACCTGAAAAAGATCGGCATGCTGGTATTGCCGCGCCTGAACCTGCGTGACAGCGGCGTCTGGCGCGTACTGAAACAAATGCTGCCGGCGATCCTCGGGGTTTCCGTCAGCCAGATTTCGCTGATTATCAACACGATTTTCGCCTCGTTCCTGGTAGCGGGCTCGGTGTCGTGGATGTATTACGCCGATCGCCTGATGGAATTGCCGTCCGGCGTGCTGGGCGTGGCTCTGGGCACCATTCTGCTGCCGACGCTGGCCAAGACTTACGCCAGCAGGGACCGCCAGGAATATTCGCGCATCCTCGATTGGGGCCTGCGCCTGTGCTTTGTGCTGGTGTTGCCATGCTCACTGGCGCTGGCGATTCTGGCCGAACCGCTGACCGTTTCGCTGTTCCAGTACGGCGCATTCAGCGGCTTTGATGCGTTGATGACCCAGCGCGCGCTGATCGCTTATTCGGTCGGTTTGCTCGGGATCATCGTGATCAAAGTGCTGGCCCCGGGCTTCTACGCGCAACAAAACATCCGCACGCCGGTGAAAATCGCGATATTCACACTGATCGTTACGCAACTGTTCAACCTGGTCTTGATCGGCCCGCTGGCCCACGCCGGGCTGGCGCTGGCCATCAGCATTGGCGCCTGCATCAACGCCGGGCTGCTGTTCTATCAACTGCGCAAACAGCAGATGTACCAACCGCAACCGGGCTGGGCAAAGTTTGGACTCAAACTGGTGATTGCTGTGTTGGTGATGTCCGCGGTATTGCTGTGCGGCATGCATTTCATGCCGGCGTGGGAGCAGGGGCACATGCTTGAACGCTTCCTGCGCCTGGGCGCGTTGGTCGCGGCTGGCGTGGTCGCCTATTTCGGCATGCTGCTGTTGATGGGTTTCCGTTTGCGCGACTTCAATCGCAAGGCGTTGAGCTGA
- the ribF gene encoding bifunctional riboflavin kinase/FAD synthetase yields the protein MQLVRGLHNLRPQHRGCVATIGNFDGVHRGHQAILVRLRERALELGVPSCVVIFEPQPREFFAPDTAPARLARLRDKLQLLADEGVDRVLCLAFNQRLSKLSASEFVDTILVDGLGVQHLEVGDDFRFGCDRVGDFDFLQQAGVMQGFTVEAAQTVELDGIRVSSTQVRNALAAADFALAERLLGRPYRIAGRVLHGQKLARQLGTPTANIQLKRRRVPLSGVYLVSVDIDGKSWPGVANIGVRPTVQGDGKAHLEVHLLDFAGDLYDRRLTVVFHQKLREEQRFASLEALKTAINADVAAARALSHLAPIANEEP from the coding sequence ATGCAGCTGGTTCGAGGCCTCCACAATCTGCGCCCCCAGCATCGGGGCTGTGTCGCCACTATTGGCAACTTTGACGGTGTTCACCGTGGTCACCAGGCAATCCTGGTCAGGCTGCGTGAACGTGCGCTCGAGTTGGGCGTGCCCAGCTGCGTGGTGATTTTCGAGCCACAGCCGCGGGAGTTTTTTGCCCCCGACACCGCTCCGGCGCGTCTGGCGCGCTTGCGCGACAAACTTCAATTGCTCGCCGATGAAGGCGTTGACCGGGTCTTGTGCCTGGCCTTCAACCAGCGGCTGAGCAAACTCAGCGCCAGCGAATTCGTCGATACGATTCTGGTCGACGGCCTGGGCGTGCAGCATCTGGAGGTCGGTGACGACTTCCGTTTCGGCTGTGATCGGGTAGGCGATTTCGATTTCCTGCAGCAGGCCGGCGTGATGCAGGGTTTTACCGTGGAAGCGGCGCAAACCGTCGAGCTCGACGGAATTCGCGTCAGCAGCACGCAAGTGCGTAATGCCCTGGCCGCTGCCGATTTTGCCCTCGCCGAACGCTTGCTCGGCCGCCCGTACCGGATCGCCGGGCGTGTGTTGCACGGCCAGAAACTGGCGCGGCAATTGGGTACGCCCACCGCCAACATCCAACTCAAGCGTCGTCGCGTGCCGTTGTCCGGGGTGTATCTGGTCAGCGTTGATATCGACGGCAAGAGCTGGCCCGGTGTCGCCAATATCGGCGTGCGGCCAACGGTCCAGGGTGATGGCAAGGCCCACCTCGAAGTACATCTTTTAGATTTTGCCGGCGATCTATATGACCGGCGTTTGACGGTGGTTTTCCACCAAAAGCTGCGTGAAGAGCAGCGTTTCGCCTCTCTGGAGGCGCTTAAGACGGCGATCAATGCGGATGTCGCCGCCGCCCGTGCCCTGTCGCACCTAGCGCCAATCGCTAATGAAGAGCCTTAA